The following proteins come from a genomic window of Pseudomonas putida:
- a CDS encoding DUF3392 family protein: MDLVLDLLATVSRWSRSNLSEISLALVGCLLVLFGTDVKAWAEQRLGGLAGALRVPFMALMVMIGSGAALIYATPWVVKGLSQFNNYALAPVLLVVLVLIGVVADRRG, encoded by the coding sequence ATGGATCTGGTACTTGATCTGCTCGCGACGGTTTCCCGCTGGAGCCGCAGCAACCTGTCGGAGATTTCACTGGCCTTGGTAGGCTGCCTGCTGGTGCTGTTCGGCACCGATGTCAAAGCCTGGGCAGAGCAACGCCTGGGGGGCTTGGCCGGCGCCCTGCGCGTGCCGTTCATGGCGCTGATGGTAATGATCGGCAGCGGTGCCGCGCTGATCTATGCCACGCCGTGGGTGGTGAAGGGGCTGAGCCAGTTCAACAACTATGCGTTGGCGCCTGTGTTGCTGGTGGTGCTGGTATTGATTGGCGTGGTGGCGGATCGCCGAGGCTGA
- the trmB gene encoding tRNA (guanosine(46)-N7)-methyltransferase TrmB, translating into MTESHDTPITPDGDARPHRRIKSFVMRAGRMTEGQQRGLDQGGPLYILPLADSPVDYDQVFGRSAPRTLEIGFGMGHSLLEMAAAAPEQDFIGVEVHRPGVGALLNGVLTQGLKNLRVYDCDAIEVLNRCVADNSLDRLMLFFPDPWHKARHHKRRIVQLEFAELVRRKLKPGGVFHMATDWEPYAEYMLEVMSAAPGYRNRAADGTYVPRPEERPITKFERRGERLGHGVWDLKFEKVD; encoded by the coding sequence ATGACTGAATCGCACGATACGCCGATCACCCCCGACGGCGACGCCCGCCCACACCGCCGCATCAAGAGCTTCGTGATGCGTGCCGGGCGCATGACCGAAGGCCAGCAACGCGGCCTGGACCAAGGCGGCCCGCTGTACATCCTGCCACTGGCTGACAGCCCGGTTGACTACGACCAGGTGTTCGGCCGTTCGGCCCCGCGCACCTTGGAGATTGGCTTCGGCATGGGCCATTCCCTGCTGGAAATGGCGGCTGCCGCACCTGAGCAGGACTTCATCGGTGTGGAAGTGCACCGCCCGGGTGTTGGCGCGCTGCTCAATGGCGTGCTGACCCAGGGGCTGAAAAACCTGCGGGTGTATGACTGCGATGCCATCGAGGTGCTGAACCGTTGCGTGGCGGATAACAGCCTCGATCGGTTGATGCTGTTCTTCCCAGACCCTTGGCACAAGGCGCGTCACCACAAGCGCCGCATCGTCCAGCTGGAGTTCGCCGAGCTGGTACGTCGCAAGCTCAAGCCTGGTGGTGTGTTCCACATGGCCACCGACTGGGAGCCGTATGCCGAGTACATGCTGGAAGTGATGAGCGCAGCTCCTGGCTATCGCAACCGTGCGGCAGACGGCACTTATGTGCCGCGCCCCGAAGAGCGCCCGATCACCAAGTTCGAACGCCGCGGTGAGCGGCTGGGCCATGGGGTGTGGGACTTGAAGTTCGAGAAGGTGGATTGA
- a CDS encoding thiazole synthase translates to MSNVRSDKPFTLAGRTFQSRLLVGTGKYRDMEETRLATEASGAEIVTVAVRRTNLGQNAGEPNLLDVLSPDKYTILPNTAGCFDAVEAVRTCRLARELLDGRKSHESRTLVKLEVLADQKTLFPNVIETLKAAEVLVKEGFDVMVYTSDDPIIARQLAEVGCIAVMPLAGLIGTGLGICNPYNLQIILEESKVPVLVDAGVGTASDATIAMEMGCEAVLMNSAIAHAQQPVLMAEAMKHAIVAGRMAYLAGRMPKKLYASASSPLDGLIK, encoded by the coding sequence ATGAGCAACGTTCGTAGCGACAAGCCCTTCACCCTGGCCGGGCGTACTTTCCAGTCGCGCCTGCTGGTCGGTACCGGCAAGTACCGTGACATGGAAGAAACCCGCCTGGCCACCGAGGCCTCGGGTGCCGAAATCGTCACTGTCGCTGTGCGCCGCACCAACCTTGGACAGAACGCGGGCGAGCCGAACCTGCTCGATGTACTGTCGCCCGACAAGTACACCATCCTGCCGAACACTGCAGGCTGCTTTGATGCGGTGGAAGCGGTACGCACTTGCCGTCTGGCCCGCGAACTGCTCGATGGGCGTAAATCGCACGAGTCCCGCACGCTGGTGAAGCTGGAAGTGCTGGCCGACCAGAAAACCCTGTTCCCTAACGTGATCGAAACCCTCAAGGCTGCCGAAGTGCTGGTCAAGGAAGGTTTCGATGTAATGGTCTACACCAGCGACGACCCGATCATCGCCCGTCAGCTGGCCGAAGTCGGCTGCATCGCGGTCATGCCGCTGGCAGGCCTGATTGGCACCGGCCTGGGTATTTGCAACCCCTACAACCTGCAGATCATCCTGGAAGAATCCAAGGTGCCGGTGCTGGTCGATGCTGGCGTGGGTACCGCATCCGACGCCACCATCGCCATGGAAATGGGCTGTGAGGCAGTGCTGATGAACTCGGCCATTGCCCATGCCCAGCAGCCGGTGCTGATGGCCGAGGCCATGAAACACGCCATTGTTGCGGGTCGCATGGCCTATCTGGCCGGTCGTATGCCGAAGAAACTCTATGCCAGCGCCTCTTCGCCGCTGGATGGTCTGATCAAGTAA
- the thiS gene encoding sulfur carrier protein ThiS: MRIKLNGEPYELPAGESVAALLARLELTGRRVAVELNLDIVPRSQHDSTLLNDGDQVEVVHAIGGG, from the coding sequence ATGCGCATTAAATTGAACGGTGAACCTTACGAACTGCCTGCCGGCGAAAGCGTTGCAGCCCTGCTGGCGCGCCTGGAACTGACCGGGCGCCGTGTTGCAGTGGAACTGAATCTGGATATCGTGCCGCGCAGCCAGCACGACAGCACGCTGCTGAATGACGGCGACCAGGTCGAAGTGGTCCACGCCATCGGTGGCGGCTGA
- a CDS encoding DUF423 domain-containing protein produces MLRSFLMLAAFFGFTGVALGAFAAHGLKNRLTADYLAIFHTGVTYQLVHALAIFGVAVLSAHLPGRLVGWAGGLFALGIVLFSGSLYLLTLSGIGKLGIITPIGGLCFLGGWLCLGLAAWRLG; encoded by the coding sequence ATGCTTCGCAGCTTCCTGATGCTTGCCGCCTTTTTTGGCTTTACCGGGGTCGCCCTGGGCGCCTTTGCCGCTCATGGCCTGAAAAACCGGCTGACGGCTGACTACCTGGCAATCTTCCATACCGGCGTGACTTACCAACTGGTCCATGCCTTGGCGATCTTCGGCGTTGCGGTGCTCTCGGCGCACCTGCCCGGGCGCCTGGTGGGGTGGGCCGGCGGCCTGTTTGCGTTGGGCATCGTGCTGTTCTCCGGCAGCCTGTACCTGCTGACCCTCAGCGGCATCGGCAAGCTTGGCATCATCACCCCGATTGGTGGCTTGTGCTTCCTCGGCGGCTGGTTGTGCCTGGGCCTGGCAGCCTGGCGGCTGGGCTGA
- the mtgA gene encoding monofunctional biosynthetic peptidoglycan transglycosylase: protein MLSTLIRRLSRALLWFVACSIVLVLVFRWVPPPGTALMVERKVQSWVSGEPIDLQRDWEPWENISDQLKVAVIAGEDQKFASHWGFDIPAIQAALAHNERGGNIRGASTLTQQVAKNLFLWSGRSWFRKGLEAWFTALIELFWSKERILEVYLNSAEWGKGVFGAQAAARYHFGVDASRLSRQQAAQLAAVLPSPIKWSASRPSAYVASRASWIRRQMSQLGGPSYLMQLDTSRNKL from the coding sequence ATGCTGTCAACGCTTATCCGTCGCCTTTCCCGTGCCCTGCTCTGGTTCGTTGCCTGCAGCATCGTACTGGTGCTGGTGTTCCGCTGGGTCCCACCGCCCGGCACGGCGCTGATGGTCGAGCGCAAGGTACAGTCTTGGGTGAGTGGTGAACCGATCGACCTGCAGCGCGACTGGGAGCCATGGGAGAACATCTCCGATCAGCTCAAGGTCGCAGTCATTGCTGGCGAGGACCAGAAGTTCGCCAGCCACTGGGGCTTCGACATCCCGGCCATTCAGGCGGCGCTGGCCCACAACGAGCGCGGCGGCAACATTCGCGGCGCCAGCACCCTGACCCAACAAGTGGCCAAGAACCTGTTTCTGTGGTCAGGCCGCAGCTGGTTTCGCAAGGGGTTGGAGGCCTGGTTCACCGCGCTGATTGAGTTGTTCTGGTCGAAGGAACGGATTCTCGAGGTCTATTTGAACAGCGCCGAGTGGGGCAAGGGCGTGTTTGGCGCCCAGGCGGCGGCGCGTTATCACTTCGGTGTCGACGCCAGCCGGCTCAGCCGCCAGCAGGCGGCGCAGCTGGCTGCGGTGCTGCCTAGTCCGATCAAGTGGAGCGCCAGCCGGCCGAGTGCGTATGTGGCCAGCCGGGCCAGCTGGATTCGCCGGCAGATGAGCCAGTTGGGCGGGCCCAGCTACCTGATGCAGCTCGACACGTCGCGCAACAAGCTTTGA